A region from the Benincasa hispida cultivar B227 chromosome 12, ASM972705v1, whole genome shotgun sequence genome encodes:
- the LOC120092473 gene encoding probable prolyl 4-hydroxylase 12 gives MDSRLNFLLLLATAFSFSTCLAQSNLISGRKGLRDQLVDRPLSYSNHSGRIDPSRVVQVSWQPRVFLYKGFLSDEECDHLISLASNSEDNPSGNSAGSGNTVSTKLLNSSGVILNTSDDIIARIENQIAVWTFLPKDHGMPFQIMQYRGEEAEHKYFYGNGSAMSSSEPLMATVVLYLSDSARGGEMLFPESKVKSKFWSDRRKKNNFLRPVKGNAILFFSVHLNASPDKSSYHTRSPILNGELWVATKFFYLRPTTGNKRTVESDVDGCIDEDKSCPQWAAIGECERNTVFMIGSPDYYGTCRKSCNAC, from the exons ATGGATTCTCGTCTTAACTTTTTGCTTCTTTTAGCGACTGCATTTTCATTCTCAACCTGCCTTGCACAAAG CAATTTGATTAGTGGCCGGAAGGGTTTAAGAGATCAATTGGTTGATAGACCTTTGAGCTACTCAAATCATTCAGGAAGAATCGACCCATCAAGAGTTGTCCAAGTCTCTTGGCAACCAAG GGTTTTCTTGTATAAAGGTTTTCTCTCAGATGAGGAGTGTGATCATCTGATTTCTTTG GCTTCAAATTCAGAAGACAATCCTTCTGGGAACAGTGCTGGTTCCGGGAACACTGTCTCCACCAAATTGCTAAACAGTTCAGGAGTCATTTTAAACACATCA GATGATATCATTGCAagaattgaaaatcaaattgcAGTATGGACTTTTCTTCCAAAAG ATCATGGCATGCCTTTTCAGATCATGCAATATAGGGGTGAAGAAGCAGAACATAAGTACTTTTATGGCAACGGATCTGCAATGTCGTCCAGTGAGCCTTTGATGGCCACAGTAGTTTTGTATCTCTCAGATTCTGCTCGCGGTGGCGAGATGCTCTTTCCAGAATCAAAG GTAAAGAGCAAGTTTTGGTCAGACCgtagaaagaaaaacaactttCTGAGACCAGTGAAAGGCAATGCAATTCTTTTTTTCTCTGTGCATCTAAATGCTTCTCCAGACAAGAGCAGCTACCATACTCGATCTCCAATACTCAATGGGGAATTATGGGTTGCTACAAAATTCTTCTACTTAAGACCAACCACTGGGAACAAACGCACAGTTGAATCCGATGTAGACGGGTGCATTGATGAAGATAAAAGCTGCCCTCAATGGGCTGCCATTGGCGAATGCGAACGAAACACTGTGTTCATGATCGGTTCTCCAGATTACTATGGTACATGTAGAAAAAGCTGCAATGCATGCTGA